In Sparus aurata chromosome 3, fSpaAur1.1, whole genome shotgun sequence, the following are encoded in one genomic region:
- the sall3b gene encoding sal-like protein 3b — MSRRKQAKPQHLKSEEEATRSGLLSSDGVVEAVEREETDGGCNHSSEETHICDKCCAEFFTWTELSEHHKVCTDDPLVLIVKDNEQMPVPEESPIGPSPVPSVASSDSSAAESTDAGFELGETLVNDTDSLDNLEEGVDRDEAMELEHRPQDTTTSSPQPPDSAESTSPQTPAAGSYSMPSTNVTLEILHSTRVAVAQFSQGINSCGTGGKAASAAIPVILEHLLALQQQQVHQLQLIEQICSQVAIMNRQPTQGALNPVSRALSLAPNPFPSQGIIPPPILPLSGTMPSIVNGQAAVSMSSVLEKSQSPPSQTVCGQSTFRDVTCTSASSENSTPSHSGCSSSISTLLPPYTGSSSMSCTQTLSSTSPLSLGQSGLLSSSSSLPFLPQSPPSSVIFPNPLASIAATANALDPLAALMKHRKGKLPNVSLFETKPNPEEPFFKHKCRFCAKVFGSDSALQIHLRSHTGERPFKCNICGNRFSTKGNLKVHFQRHKEKYPHVQMNPYPVPEYLDNVPTSSGIPYGMSIPPEKPVSSWLDSKPVVAALPATMGLPLSSTMSSIGGSNDPVSVTPSVKSPYQPAPFECVSLSPNHRGSEAHFSPVSESNRETEASNILKTEGVHLPQNCSLRLRANTVTEATSSTVPSVATTPEPFTSASPASNSSPLSLHSDETKLPTGFLDSMQTSETSKLQQLVENIDKKITDPNQCVLCHRVLSCQSALKMHYRIHTGERPFKCKVCGRAFTTKGNLKAHIGVHRENPPVQVQHSCPLCQKKFTNAVVLQQHIRMHMIGQIPDSTLVDRLQEMDGDLSVNERNFDSLSSNSNELIDDISMEENEEEEEEGVENMEEGVNASKPLISDCNSPPKSFAVVSSIAALENQMRMIDSTMSLNHSFGLKSLTNGFSDGSHLISKFSLSEKRVENCSPNVSESSCSPRVSASPIHSSSEGMTIKSPAVNSSRPESQEPLAASVKREQSESPNCASEPRGVQASKLCVKEEAPYSVSFQLSRERAAGQSIPSLVTSPSSGLIKTEMNSHNHPNNPAEGQHPPFSVHIPPAYASVGSPGMTSLLGPAPPRRMPKQHNCNVCGKNFSSASALQIHERTHTGEKPFVCSICGRAFTTKGNLKVHMGTHMWNNAPARRGRRLSVENPMALLGGEAVKFGEMFQKDLAARAMNVDPGFWNRYATAIANSLATKNNEISVIQNRGISQLHPLTAGMDRVSTAGSPITSRTKTGMDLGNNRHFSMLIDDSKEIGIN; from the exons ATGTCCCGCCGCAAGCAAGCCAAGCCGCAGCACCTGAAGTCCGAGGAGGAGGCGACACGGAGCGGACTCCTCAGCAGCGATG GCGTCGTTGAGGccgtggagagagaggagaccgATGGAGGCTGCAACCACAGCAGTGAGGAGACACACATCTGTGACAAATGCTGTGCTGAGTTCTTCACTTGGACTGAACTGAGTGAGCATCACAAAGTCTGCACTGACGATCCCTTGGTGCTCATAGTGAAGGACAATGAGCAGATGCCAGTTCCTGAGGAGTCTCCTATCGGACCCTCTCCGGTTCCCAGTGTGGCATCCAGCGACTCGTCCGCAGCAGAGTCCACGGACGCTGGCTTCGAGCTGGGAGAGACACTCGTGAATGACACTGACAGTTTGGATAATTTAGAGGAAGGCGTCGACCGGGATGAAGCCATGGAGCTCGAGCATCGCCCACAGGACACCACAACCTCCAGCCCTCAGCCTCCAGATTCAGCTGAGTCCACCTCCCCTCAGACGCCAGCTGCTGGCAGCTACAGCATGCCGAGTACCAACGTGACGCTGGAGATCCTCCACAGCACCAGGGTGGCTGTGGCCCAGTTCTCCCAGGGAATCAACAGCTGCGGGACTGGAGGGAAAGCAGCCTCAGCAGCCATCCCGGTGATCTTGGAGCACCTGCTGGCTCTGCAGCAACAACAGGTCCACCAGCTGCAGCTTATAGAGCAGATCTGCAGCCAGGTTGCCATCATGAACAGACAACCAACACAGGGAGCGTTGAACCCAGTCTCCAGAGCTCTGTCTCTGGCTCCAAACCCTTTCCCTTCTCAAGGCATCATCCCTCCCCCCATCCTGCCACTGTCGGGGACGATGCCTTCCATCGTCAACGGACAGGCTGCTGTTTCTATGTCCTCTGTGCTTGAAAAGTCACAAAGCCCCCCCTCACAAACTGTATGCGGGCAGTCCACCTTTAGAGATGTAACATGTACCTCAGCTTCCTCAGAAAACTCAACCCCATCTCACtccggctgcagcagcagcatctccacATTACTGCCTCCTtacacaggcagcagcagcatgagcTGCACTCAGACACTGAGCTCGACCAGCCCGCTCTCCCTGGGCCAGAGCGGCCTCCTCAGCTCATCCTCCAGCCTGCCATTTCTACCTCAGAGCCCCCCCAGCAGCGTTATTTTCCCCAATCCCTTGGCTAGCATCGCCGCCACAGCTAACGCACTTGACCCTCTCGCGGCCCTAATGAAGCACAGGAAAGGGAAACTGCCTAACGTGTCCTTGTTCGAAACGAAGCCCAACCCTGAGGAGCCCTTCTTCAAACATAAATGCAGGTTCTGTGCCAAAGTGTTTGGCAGCGACAGCgctctgcagatacacctgcgcTCGCATACAGGAGAGCGGCCCTTCAAATGCAACATCTGCGGCAACCGCTTCTCCACAAAAGggaacttaaaggtgcacttccAGAGGCACAAAGAGAAGTATCCTCATGTGCAGATGAACCCCTACCCGGTGCCAGAATATCTAGACAATGTGCCAACGAGTTCTGGGATTCCCTATGGGATGTCCATCCCTCCTGAAAAACCTGTCTCCTCGTGGCTGGATAGCAAACCTGTTGTAGCAGCTCTGCCAGCCACTATGGGTCTTCCGCTTTCCTCCACTATGAGCAGTATCGGAGGCTCGAATGACCCTGTAAGTGTAACACCATCCGTTAAATCTCCCTACCAGCCAGCTCCCTTTGAATGTGTATCTTTGTCACCTAACCACAGAGGCAGTGAGGCTCATTTCTCTCCTGTTTCAGAGTCAAACCGTGAGACAGAAGCGTCCAATATACTGAAAACAGAGGGGGTCCACCTGCCCCAGAACTGCTCCCTTAGACTGAGAGCCAACACAGTAACAGAAGCAACCAGCAGCACGGTCCCCTCTGTGGCCACCACGCCTGAACCCTTCACCTCTGCATCCCCGGCCTCCAACTCTTCGCCTCTCTCGCTCCACTCAGACGAAACTAAACTCCCAACTGGCTTCCTGGACTCTATGCAAACATCTGAAACCTCAAAGCTCCAGCAGCTGGTGGAGAACATCGACAAGAAGATCACGGACCCCAACCAGTGCGTGCTCTGTCACCGCGTGCTCAGCTGTCAGAGCGCGCTAAAGATGCACTACCGCATTCACACCGGGGAGAGGCCCTTTAAATGTAAAGTGTGCGGCAGGGCCTTCACCACCAAAGGCAACCTGAAGGCTCACATCGGTGTTCACAGGGAGAATCCTCCCGTTCAGGTGCAGCACTCGTGTCCACTTTGCCAGAAGAAGTTCACCAACGCTGTcgtcctgcagcagcacatcCGCATGCACATGATCGGGCAGATTCCGGACTCGACGCTGGTGGACCGGCTGCAGGAGATGGACGGCGATCTCTCTGTCAACGAGAGGAACTTTGACAgtctcagcagcaacagcaacgAGCTCATTGATGATATTTCAATGGAGGAaaacgaggaagaggaggaggaaggggttGAAAACATGGAGGAAGGCGTGAATGCATCCAAACCGTTGATCTCTGATTGTAACTCTCCTCCCAAGTCCTTCGCTGTCGTTTCAAGTATAGCTGCTCTGGAGAACCAAATGAGGATGATCGACTCCACCATGAGCCTGAACCACTCCTTCGGTTTGAAATCCCTCACAAATGGTTTTAGCGACGGCAGCCACCTCATTTCGAAATTCTCGTTATCGGAGAAAAGGGTGGAGAACTGCAGCCCAAATGTGTCAGAATCCTCCTGTTCGCCTCGTGTATCGGCGTCTCCAATTCACAGCAGCTCAGAAGGCATGACGATCAAATCTCCTGCGGTGAACAGCAGCAGGCCAGAATCCCAGGAGCCTCTGGCAGCCTCGGTGAAGAGAGAGCAATCTGAGTCTCCTAACTGTGCTTCAGAGCCCAGAGGAGTACAGGCCAGCAAGCTTTGTGTGAAAGAGGAGGCTCCTTACAGTGTGTCCTTCCaactgagcagagagagag CTGCAGGTCAGAGCATCCCCAGCCTGGTCACCAGCCCCTCGTCAGGCCTGATAAAAACCGAGATGAACAGTCACAATCACCCAAACAACCCGGCAGAGGGGCAGCACCCGCCGTTTAGCGTCCACATCCCTCCGGCATACGCGTCAGTCGGCAGCCCGGGGATGACCTCCCTGCTCGGCCCCGCTCCTCCACGACGAATGCCGAAGCAGCACAACTGCAACGTCTGCGGGAAGAACTTCTCGTCGGCCAGCGCCCTGCAGATCCACGAGCGCACGCACACCGGAGAGAAACCGTTTGTGTGCTCCATCTGCGGCAGAGCTTTCACCACGAAAGGAAATCTGAAG GTTCATATGGGAACTCACATGTGGAACAACGCACCAGCCAGGAGAGGCCGCCGGCTGTCGGTGGAGAACCCCATGGCCCTGCTGGGTGGCGAGGCGGTGAAGTTCGGGGAGATGTTTCAGAAGGACCTGGCAGCTCGAGCGATGAATGTAGACCCTGGATTTTGGAACCGCTACGCAACAGCTATCGCCAACAGCCTGGCCACGAAGAACAACGAGATTTCAGTGATTCAGAACAGAGGCATCTCTCAGCTCCATCCTCTGACTGCAGGCATGGACAGAGTGAGCACCGCAGGAAGTCCCATCACCAGTCGGACCAAGACGGGCATGGACCTGGGAAATAATAGACATTTTTCTATGCTGATTGATGACAGCAAAGAAATTGGAATCAATTGA